From Bradyrhizobium symbiodeficiens, the proteins below share one genomic window:
- a CDS encoding DUF3768 domain-containing protein, protein MSDNDRERIRALNDDLRQNLLGGGAVITPGIAAMGSAAVQRLVKTLAVFDDFCNANDPHEEHDFGAFEFEGVRVFFKIDYYDKTLTYHSPNPADPAVTERVMTLMLADEY, encoded by the coding sequence ATGTCAGACAATGACAGGGAACGCATTCGTGCGCTCAATGATGACCTTCGACAGAACCTCCTAGGCGGCGGCGCCGTGATAACACCAGGCATTGCCGCGATGGGTTCGGCTGCAGTGCAACGCCTCGTGAAAACACTCGCAGTATTTGACGACTTTTGTAACGCGAATGATCCACACGAAGAGCATGATTTCGGCGCCTTTGAATTTGAAGGCGTTCGGGTCTTTTTCAAAATCGATTATTACGACAAGACGCTCACCTATCACTCACCAAACCCGGCGGATCCAGCAGTAACGGAGCGGGTGATGACATTGATGTTGGCGGACGAATACTAG
- a CDS encoding recombinase zinc beta ribbon domain-containing protein, protein MATRPKHLLSGLIKCRCCGSGYVVGGSDKRGSILFCSRMKETGFCDSRRSVPRESIETLVLKGIEEKLATPELIAEYVREYQRMSRELNSSTAHRRRDLEKRLGNINGAISKAVDALLGEAPSRALRDRLTALEAQRDEIEAAIAEVVPPAVEFHPNAVNAYRDQIRNPEEGAGGVR, encoded by the coding sequence TGCTGCGGGTCGGGATATGTGGTCGGCGGCAGTGACAAGCGCGGCTCAATCCTGTTCTGCTCGCGCATGAAGGAAACCGGCTTTTGCGACAGCCGGCGTTCGGTCCCGCGTGAGTCAATCGAGACCCTTGTCCTGAAAGGCATCGAGGAGAAGCTGGCCACGCCCGAGCTGATCGCCGAGTACGTCCGGGAGTATCAGCGGATGTCGCGTGAGCTGAACAGCTCGACCGCGCACCGCCGCCGTGACCTGGAAAAGCGGCTGGGCAACATCAACGGTGCGATCTCAAAAGCGGTGGATGCACTGCTGGGTGAAGCTCCGAGCCGCGCCCTCCGCGATCGTCTGACGGCTCTCGAAGCGCAACGGGACGAGATCGAGGCGGCTATCGCCGAAGTCGTACCGCCTGCCGTGGAATTTCACCCCAATGCCGTGAACGCCTACCGCGATCAGATACGGAACCCTGAAGAAGGCGCTGGCGGAGTCAGATGA
- a CDS encoding tyrosine-type recombinase/integrase produces the protein MSGKQAKILSADHIDDLLFFAEQTRHPLRNRVIVLLSVKAGLRAAEIAKLTWDMVLTPTGEIGQSIEVRDGIAKKRSGRLIPIHAHLRLALGDLLASGYSEGPIIRSERGGAMSPESIVIWFYRKFGALGFDGCSSHSGRRTFITRAARSVHSAGGSLRDVQLLAGHRSIQTTQRYIDGDSDAQRRLISLI, from the coding sequence ATGTCGGGCAAGCAGGCCAAAATACTTTCGGCCGACCACATCGACGATCTCTTGTTTTTCGCCGAGCAGACGCGACACCCTCTTCGTAATCGGGTCATTGTGCTGCTCTCTGTCAAGGCAGGCCTGCGCGCTGCTGAAATCGCCAAACTGACGTGGGACATGGTCCTAACGCCCACGGGCGAGATCGGCCAAAGTATTGAGGTCCGCGACGGTATCGCCAAGAAGCGAAGCGGCCGACTTATTCCCATTCATGCCCATTTGCGCCTAGCTCTGGGCGATCTGCTTGCATCAGGCTATAGCGAAGGACCCATCATTCGATCAGAACGTGGCGGCGCAATGAGCCCAGAGAGCATTGTTATTTGGTTTTACCGGAAGTTCGGGGCCTTAGGCTTCGACGGCTGCTCATCACATTCCGGCCGCCGCACTTTTATCACGAGAGCAGCCCGCTCGGTTCATAGTGCGGGCGGCTCATTGCGAGATGTACAGCTTCTAGCCGGCCATCGCTCGATTCAGACCACACAACGCTACATCGACGGCGATAGTGATGCGCAACGGAGGCTGATATCGCTCATCTAG
- a CDS encoding helix-turn-helix domain-containing protein produces MTQEKLAFESDLDLTYIGGIERGRRNPSLLAMARIADALSVPLVKLLSD; encoded by the coding sequence ATGACCCAAGAAAAGCTAGCATTTGAGTCGGACCTCGATCTCACCTACATCGGTGGGATAGAAAGGGGGCGACGAAATCCCAGTCTTCTAGCAATGGCCAGGATTGCCGACGCCCTTTCGGTGCCGCTGGTAAAGCTACTGTCGGATTAG